In the Candidatus Rhodoblastus alkanivorans genome, one interval contains:
- a CDS encoding FAD-binding oxidoreductase, which yields MTELSPAETAARLAKIVGEKYVLAAPRDMEAFMTEPRDLWHGKAACVVRPGSTEEVAAICAFADENGLKVVPQGGNTGLVGGQIPDQSGKEILLSLGRLDKIREIDPESNTMIVEAGVTLQKVQEAAESVDRLFPLSLASEGSCTIGGNLASNAGGTAVLAYGNARDLVTGLEVVLADGSVLGNLSKLRKDNTGYDLKHVFMGSEGTLGIITAAVVKLYPRPRAVETALIGLASAEKCLELLVLAQGTAGPDLKTFEFMSRFGVEIVVRHSAGAREPLESPHAWYVLLELASQSETGLNDKLMALLEAAFEKEIIEDAAVAASLDQRKAFWALRENLSEMQKLEGGSIKHDVCVPVASVPAFLAEAVPVVEKTIPGARPVPFGHMGDGNIHFNVSQPIGADKAAYLARWEELNEAVHAVVKRMNGSISAEHGIGVLKRELLPTVKDPVAMNVMRRFKTALDPRNTLNPGKVL from the coding sequence ATGACCGAACTTTCTCCTGCCGAGACCGCCGCGCGACTCGCCAAGATCGTCGGCGAGAAATATGTCCTCGCCGCGCCGCGGGACATGGAAGCTTTCATGACCGAGCCGCGCGACCTCTGGCATGGCAAGGCGGCCTGCGTCGTGCGCCCGGGCAGCACCGAAGAAGTCGCCGCCATCTGCGCCTTCGCCGACGAGAACGGACTGAAGGTCGTGCCGCAGGGTGGCAATACCGGCCTGGTCGGCGGCCAGATTCCCGACCAGTCGGGCAAGGAAATCCTGCTGTCGCTCGGACGTCTCGACAAGATCCGCGAGATCGACCCCGAATCCAACACCATGATCGTCGAGGCCGGCGTCACCCTGCAAAAGGTGCAGGAAGCCGCCGAGAGCGTCGATCGCCTGTTTCCCCTCTCGCTCGCCTCGGAAGGCTCCTGCACCATCGGCGGCAATCTGGCGTCGAACGCCGGCGGCACCGCGGTTCTGGCCTATGGCAACGCCCGCGATCTGGTCACCGGCCTTGAAGTGGTGCTGGCCGACGGCTCGGTGCTCGGCAATCTCTCCAAACTGCGCAAGGACAACACCGGCTACGACCTGAAACATGTCTTCATGGGCTCGGAAGGCACGCTGGGGATCATCACCGCGGCCGTGGTGAAACTCTATCCGCGCCCGCGCGCGGTCGAGACCGCCCTGATCGGGCTGGCCTCAGCGGAAAAGTGCCTCGAACTGCTGGTGCTGGCCCAGGGCACGGCCGGGCCGGATTTGAAGACCTTCGAATTCATGTCGCGCTTCGGCGTCGAGATCGTGGTCAGGCATTCCGCCGGCGCGCGCGAACCGCTGGAAAGCCCGCACGCCTGGTATGTGCTGCTGGAACTGGCCTCGCAGTCGGAAACCGGCCTCAACGACAAGTTGATGGCTTTGCTCGAAGCGGCTTTCGAAAAGGAAATCATCGAGGACGCCGCGGTCGCCGCCTCGCTCGACCAGCGCAAGGCCTTTTGGGCTTTGCGCGAAAACCTGTCCGAGATGCAGAAATTGGAGGGCGGCTCGATCAAGCACGACGTCTGCGTGCCGGTCGCCTCGGTCCCCGCCTTCCTGGCGGAGGCCGTTCCGGTGGTCGAAAAGACCATTCCCGGCGCGCGGCCGGTGCCCTTCGGCCATATGGGCGACGGCAATATCCACTTCAATGTCAGCCAGCCGATCGGCGCCGACAAGGCGGCCTATCTCGCCCGCTGGGAGGAGTTGAACGAAGCCGTCCACGCCGTGGTCAAACGCATGAACGGCTCGATCTCCGCCGAACATGGCATCGGCGTGCTGAAACGCGAGTTGCTGCCGACGGTCAAGGACCCGGTCGCGATGAACGTCATGCGCCGCTTCAAAACCGCGCTCGACCCGCGCAATACGCTCAATCCGGGCAAGGTTTTGTAA
- a CDS encoding class I SAM-dependent RNA methyltransferase, with product MNARLDIEKLGARGEGVSFGPNGLIFTPFALPGETILAEVDGERGKLIEVLAPSPDRVRAPCPHFTQCGGCAVQTLAQPAYQAWKGGLVADALRNAGVSAKVAPLIPAWGAGRRRATFHSRNDQRGKAHVGYMQARSHRIFELDACPILAPELAGALPAARRVAEVLESLEKPLDLVATASLNGLDLDIRGCGKLDFALEQAVIAEAQALDLARISNHGLPLVERRAPELAIGRARVAPPPGAFLQATAAGEEILAQLVLDAVGAAKKTADLFCGIGTFALRLAEKAEVFCAESDAAALAAGLRGGRAAPGLRSLKGEARDLFSRPLLSGELEDFDAVVFDPPRAGAEAQARELAKSAVPIVVGVSCNAQTFARDAKILLDGGYKLEQVTPVDQFLFSPHVELVGVFRKEATKPARRRRLLG from the coding sequence CTGAACGCCCGTCTCGACATTGAAAAACTCGGAGCGCGCGGCGAAGGCGTGAGTTTTGGGCCGAATGGCCTGATCTTCACGCCTTTCGCGCTGCCAGGAGAAACCATTCTCGCCGAGGTGGACGGCGAGCGCGGCAAGCTTATCGAGGTTCTGGCGCCCTCCCCCGACCGCGTGCGAGCGCCCTGCCCGCATTTCACCCAATGCGGCGGCTGCGCCGTGCAAACCCTCGCTCAGCCCGCCTATCAGGCCTGGAAAGGCGGCCTCGTCGCCGACGCCCTGCGCAACGCCGGCGTGAGCGCGAAGGTCGCGCCGCTCATTCCCGCCTGGGGGGCAGGAAGGCGCCGCGCGACCTTCCATTCCCGCAACGACCAGCGCGGCAAGGCCCATGTCGGCTATATGCAGGCGAGAAGCCACCGCATTTTCGAACTCGACGCCTGCCCGATCCTCGCGCCGGAGCTGGCCGGCGCCCTGCCCGCCGCCCGCCGCGTCGCCGAGGTTCTGGAATCGCTGGAGAAACCGCTCGATCTCGTCGCGACCGCCAGCCTGAACGGACTCGACCTCGACATTCGCGGCTGCGGCAAGCTGGATTTCGCGCTCGAACAGGCCGTCATCGCGGAGGCGCAGGCGCTCGACCTCGCGCGCATTTCCAACCACGGCCTGCCGCTGGTCGAGCGCCGCGCGCCGGAACTCGCGATCGGCCGCGCCCGCGTCGCGCCGCCGCCCGGCGCCTTCCTTCAGGCGACCGCCGCCGGCGAGGAAATTCTGGCGCAACTCGTCCTCGACGCCGTGGGCGCGGCGAAAAAGACCGCCGATCTCTTTTGCGGAATCGGCACATTCGCGTTGAGATTGGCGGAGAAAGCCGAGGTCTTCTGCGCGGAAAGCGACGCCGCCGCGCTCGCCGCCGGTTTGCGCGGCGGACGCGCCGCGCCCGGCCTGCGGTCCCTCAAGGGCGAAGCCCGCGACCTGTTCAGCCGCCCGTTGCTCTCCGGCGAGCTCGAAGACTTCGACGCCGTCGTCTTCGATCCCCCGCGCGCCGGGGCGGAGGCGCAGGCGCGCGAACTGGCGAAAAGCGCCGTTCCGATCGTTGTCGGCGTCTCCTGCAATGCCCAGACTTTCGCCCGCGACGCCAAAATCCTCCTCGATGGCGGCTATAAGCTGGAACAGGTCACGCCGGTTGACCAATTTCTTTTTTCGCCCCATGTGGAGTTGGTCGGCGTCTTCCGGAAGGAAGCGACCAAGCCCGCGCGCAGACGCCGCCTCCTCGGCTAG
- a CDS encoding TlyA family RNA methyltransferase: MTRRADIALVERGFFASRAKAREAIEAGLVTLDGRPVAKPSEPVADDAVLTASAPYPYVSRGGVKLAAALDAFALDPSGKQALDIGASTGGFSDVLLTRGAAHVTCVDVGHSQLHPRIAQDFRVTSFEKRDARALSAEDLPAPPQIIVCDVSFISLEKILPPVLALAAPRAEAVLLIKPQFEVGPEHVKKGLVRDEVAQKSACGRIEALVEKLGWRVIGLIPSPVAGGDGNREFLLGAHRHSVFEPDGDH, from the coding sequence ATGACCCGACGCGCCGATATCGCTTTGGTTGAACGCGGCTTCTTCGCCAGCCGCGCCAAGGCGCGCGAGGCCATCGAGGCCGGCCTCGTCACATTGGACGGCCGCCCGGTCGCCAAGCCGTCGGAGCCGGTCGCCGACGACGCCGTGCTCACGGCCAGCGCGCCCTATCCTTATGTGTCGCGGGGCGGCGTCAAACTGGCGGCGGCGCTCGACGCCTTCGCGCTCGACCCTTCGGGAAAACAGGCGCTCGATATCGGCGCCTCGACCGGAGGCTTTTCCGATGTCCTGCTGACGCGCGGCGCGGCCCACGTGACCTGTGTCGATGTCGGTCACAGCCAGCTTCACCCGAGGATTGCGCAGGATTTCCGGGTGACGTCGTTCGAAAAGCGCGACGCCCGCGCGCTTTCCGCAGAAGATCTTCCCGCCCCGCCACAAATCATCGTCTGCGACGTCAGCTTCATTTCGCTGGAAAAAATCCTCCCGCCGGTTCTGGCGCTCGCCGCGCCGCGGGCCGAGGCCGTCCTGCTGATCAAGCCGCAATTCGAGGTCGGGCCGGAACATGTGAAAAAGGGCCTCGTCCGCGACGAAGTTGCGCAGAAAAGCGCCTGCGGCCGGATCGAGGCTCTGGTCGAAAAGCTTGGCTGGCGCGTCATCGGCCTGATCCCGTCGCCCGTCGCCGGCGGCGACGGCAATCGGGAGTTTTTGCTGGGGGCGCATCGACATAGCGTTTTCGAGCCGGATGGAGACCATTGA
- the dxs gene encoding 1-deoxy-D-xylulose-5-phosphate synthase, with protein sequence MNNNSTTPVLDLVKVPADLRQLPESDLRALAEDVRRATIDAVSVTGGHLGSSLGVVELTVALHYVFDTPKDRIIWDVGHQAYPHKILTSRRDRIKTLRQGGGLSGFTKRAESEYDPFGAAHSSTSISAGLGMAVARSLSGGDNKVIAVIGDGSLSAGMAYEAMNNAGASHSRLIVILNDNDMSIAPPVGAMSAYLARLSSGRTYLKLRDAGKTIARHLPKTVETAITRAVEHARTYVTGGTLFEELGFYYVGPIDGHNLDHLLPVLKNVRDADVGGPVLIHVVTQKGKGYAPAEAAKDKYHGVNKFDVVTGAQVKPKANAPAYTKVFGEALVKEGEKDDKIVAITAAMPSGTGVDLFQQIFPKRTFDVGIAEQHAVTFAAGLATEGYKPFCAIYSTFLQRGYDQVVHDVAIQNLPVRFALDRAGLVGADGATHAGSFDVAYLGILPNMVVMAAADEAELVHMVATAAAYDKGPIAFRYPRGDGVGVELPQEGQPLEIGKGRVIRQGDKVAILSLGTRLAEALYAAETLAAQGISATVADARFAKPLDVELIRKLASEHEALITIEEGSIGGFGSFVAQQLAEDGLFDRGLRFRAMVLPDAFIDQDKPDAMYARAGLDANGIVAKVFEALGRPAATMKTA encoded by the coding sequence GTGAACAATAATTCGACGACCCCTGTTCTCGACCTTGTCAAAGTCCCAGCCGACTTGCGTCAGTTGCCGGAATCCGACTTGCGCGCCCTCGCGGAAGACGTTCGGCGAGCGACCATCGACGCGGTTTCCGTCACCGGCGGCCATCTTGGTTCTAGCCTCGGCGTGGTCGAATTGACCGTCGCGCTCCATTACGTCTTCGATACGCCGAAGGATCGGATCATTTGGGACGTCGGCCACCAGGCCTATCCGCACAAGATCCTCACCAGCCGCCGCGACCGCATCAAGACCCTGCGCCAGGGCGGAGGCCTGTCCGGTTTCACGAAACGCGCGGAAAGCGAATATGATCCTTTCGGCGCCGCGCATTCCTCGACCTCGATTTCGGCCGGCCTCGGCATGGCGGTCGCCCGCAGCCTTTCGGGCGGCGACAATAAAGTGATCGCGGTCATCGGCGACGGCTCGCTGTCGGCGGGCATGGCCTATGAGGCGATGAACAACGCCGGGGCCTCGCATTCGCGCCTCATCGTCATCCTCAACGACAACGACATGTCGATCGCGCCGCCGGTCGGCGCCATGTCGGCCTATCTCGCCCGCCTGTCCTCGGGCCGCACCTATCTCAAGCTGCGCGACGCCGGCAAGACCATCGCCCGCCATTTGCCGAAAACCGTCGAAACCGCGATCACCCGCGCGGTGGAACACGCCCGCACCTATGTCACCGGCGGCACTTTGTTCGAGGAGTTGGGCTTCTATTACGTCGGCCCGATCGACGGTCATAATCTCGACCATCTCCTGCCGGTGCTGAAAAATGTCCGCGACGCCGATGTCGGCGGCCCGGTGCTGATCCATGTCGTGACCCAGAAGGGCAAGGGCTACGCCCCCGCCGAAGCCGCCAAGGACAAATATCACGGCGTCAACAAATTCGACGTGGTGACCGGCGCCCAGGTCAAGCCGAAGGCCAACGCCCCGGCCTATACGAAAGTGTTCGGCGAGGCTTTGGTCAAGGAAGGCGAGAAGGACGACAAGATCGTCGCCATCACCGCCGCCATGCCCTCGGGCACCGGCGTGGACCTGTTCCAGCAGATTTTCCCGAAGCGCACCTTCGACGTCGGCATCGCCGAACAGCATGCCGTCACCTTCGCCGCCGGCCTCGCCACGGAGGGCTACAAGCCTTTTTGCGCGATCTATTCGACCTTCCTGCAGCGCGGCTATGACCAGGTCGTCCACGACGTCGCGATCCAGAATCTGCCCGTGCGCTTCGCCCTAGACCGCGCCGGCCTTGTCGGCGCCGACGGCGCGACCCATGCCGGCTCGTTCGACGTGGCTTATCTCGGAATCCTGCCCAATATGGTGGTGATGGCCGCGGCCGACGAGGCGGAGCTGGTCCATATGGTCGCGACCGCCGCCGCTTACGACAAGGGCCCGATCGCCTTCCGCTATCCGCGCGGCGACGGCGTCGGGGTCGAACTGCCGCAGGAGGGCCAACCGCTCGAAATCGGCAAGGGCCGCGTCATCCGCCAGGGCGACAAGGTCGCGATCCTGTCGCTCGGCACGCGCCTCGCCGAGGCGCTCTACGCCGCCGAAACGCTTGCGGCGCAGGGTATTTCAGCCACGGTGGCCGATGCGCGCTTCGCCAAGCCGCTCGATGTCGAACTTATCCGCAAGCTCGCCAGCGAGCATGAGGCGCTCATCACCATCGAGGAGGGCTCGATCGGCGGCTTCGGCTCCTTCGTCGCGCAGCAATTGGCCGAGGACGGCCTGTTCGACCGCGGCTTGCGCTTCCGCGCCATGGTGCTGCCCGACGCCTTCATCGACCAGGACAAGCCCGACGCGATGTACGCCAGGGCCGGCCTCGACGCCAACGGCATCGTCGCCAAGGTCTTCGAGGCCCTCGGCCGCCCCGCGGCAACCATGAAAACGGCCTGA
- a CDS encoding HdeD family acid-resistance protein codes for MSMGMPGFDPRHSLGGAIERLRSRWGWFVAYGALCLVFGVAALAMAEVSTAAVVLFVAFMLILAGGFEIVMGFNTRDWPSFFLWVMSGLFYLVFGAFALARPTVAAAVLTAVVGVGFLLAGVVRIWLGFKLPAGPKAFVIFAGAITTLLGVLILAGWPGNTMVVLGVLFGIDLVFYGASWIALGLKLRP; via the coding sequence ATGAGCATGGGCATGCCGGGATTTGATCCGCGTCATTCTTTAGGCGGAGCGATCGAGCGCCTGCGCTCGCGCTGGGGCTGGTTCGTCGCCTATGGCGCGCTCTGCCTCGTCTTCGGCGTCGCGGCGCTGGCCATGGCGGAGGTCTCGACCGCGGCCGTCGTCCTGTTCGTGGCCTTCATGCTGATCCTGGCCGGCGGCTTCGAAATCGTCATGGGCTTCAACACCCGCGATTGGCCGTCCTTCTTCCTGTGGGTCATGAGCGGCCTGTTCTATCTGGTGTTCGGCGCCTTCGCTCTGGCGCGCCCCACAGTCGCCGCCGCGGTTTTGACCGCCGTGGTCGGCGTCGGATTCCTGCTCGCGGGCGTCGTGCGCATCTGGCTCGGCTTCAAGCTGCCGGCGGGGCCGAAGGCATTCGTCATCTTCGCGGGCGCGATCACGACGCTGCTCGGCGTCCTGATTCTCGCCGGCTGGCCGGGCAACACCATGGTCGTGCTCGGCGTTTTATTCGGGATCGATCTGGTGTTCTATGGCGCGAGCTGGATCGCGCTGGGGCTGAAACTTCGGCCCTGA
- the ppdK gene encoding pyruvate, phosphate dikinase, with the protein MAKWVYSFGDGKAEGASAMKNLLGGKGANLAEMANLGLPVPPGFTISTEVCAYYYANGHAYPPELAEQVEAALRHVGALAGHAFGDPANPLLVSVRSGARASMPGMMDTVLNLGLNDVTVDAVAKSAGDERFAWDSYRRFIQMYSNVVLDVEHHNFEEILEVYKDQKGYQQDTELKAEDWRKIVASYKEAVLRETEKPFPQDPKEQLWGAIGAVFSSWMNQRAITYRRLHDIPESWGTAVNVQAMVFGNMGETSATGVAFTRNPATGENALYGEFLINAQGEDVVAGIRTPQNITEAARIAAKSDKPSLEQAMPEVFAEFVRATKLLETHYRDMQDMEFTVERGKFWMLQTRNGKRTARAALRVAVEMASEGLITKPEAIARIEPASLDQLLHPTLDPKAERKIVATGLPASPGAASGEIVFSSDEAEALKAAGHKVILVRVETSPEDIHGMHAAEGILTTRGGMTSHAAVVARGMGKPCVSGAGTVRVDYASQTMTAMGRTFAKGEVITIDGATGQVMDGAVPMLQPELSGDFAVLMGWADSVRRMKVRTNADTPNDARIARKFGAEGIGLCRTEHMFFDNDRIIAVREMILADDEEGRRAALAKILPMQREDFAALFEIMHGLPVTIRLLDPPLHEFLPHTAEEIAEVAAAIGASPDKLKRRADELHEFNPMLGFRGVRLAVAFPEIAEMQARAIFEGAVAAQKKTGENVTPEIMVPLVFSKRELDLVKARIDAMAEAVAKETGVTIPYIVGTMIELPRAALRAGEIAETAEFFSFGTNDLTQTTLGISRDDAGSFLGAYVQKGILAHDPFVTLDQEGVGELVALAAERGRKTREKIKLGICGEHGGDASSIAFCEKTGLDYVSCSPYRVPIARLAAAQAALGQAAGSTA; encoded by the coding sequence ATGGCGAAATGGGTCTATTCTTTCGGCGACGGCAAGGCGGAAGGCGCCAGCGCAATGAAGAATTTGCTTGGCGGCAAAGGCGCCAATTTGGCCGAGATGGCCAATCTCGGCCTGCCCGTGCCGCCGGGCTTCACCATTTCGACTGAAGTCTGCGCCTATTATTACGCCAATGGCCATGCCTATCCGCCGGAGCTCGCCGAGCAGGTCGAGGCGGCGCTGCGCCATGTCGGGGCGCTCGCCGGCCATGCCTTCGGCGATCCGGCAAATCCGCTGCTGGTCTCGGTGCGCTCGGGCGCGCGGGCCTCGATGCCGGGCATGATGGACACCGTGCTCAACCTCGGCCTCAACGACGTCACCGTCGACGCGGTCGCCAAATCGGCCGGGGACGAGCGCTTCGCCTGGGATTCCTACCGCCGCTTCATTCAGATGTATTCGAATGTGGTGCTCGACGTGGAGCACCATAATTTCGAGGAGATTCTCGAGGTCTACAAGGACCAGAAGGGCTATCAGCAGGACACCGAGCTGAAGGCCGAGGACTGGCGCAAGATCGTCGCCAGCTACAAGGAGGCGGTGCTGCGCGAAACCGAGAAGCCTTTCCCGCAGGACCCCAAGGAGCAGCTCTGGGGCGCGATCGGCGCGGTTTTCTCGTCCTGGATGAACCAGCGCGCGATTACCTACCGCCGCCTTCACGACATTCCGGAAAGCTGGGGCACGGCGGTCAACGTCCAGGCCATGGTATTCGGGAATATGGGCGAGACGTCGGCGACCGGCGTCGCCTTCACCCGCAATCCCGCGACCGGCGAGAACGCGCTTTATGGCGAGTTCCTGATCAACGCCCAGGGTGAGGACGTGGTGGCCGGCATCCGCACGCCGCAGAACATCACCGAGGCCGCGCGAATCGCCGCGAAGTCCGACAAGCCCTCGCTGGAACAGGCGATGCCGGAAGTGTTCGCCGAATTCGTCCGCGCGACCAAATTGCTGGAAACGCATTATCGCGACATGCAGGACATGGAATTCACCGTCGAGCGCGGAAAATTCTGGATGCTGCAGACCCGCAACGGCAAGCGCACCGCCCGCGCCGCGTTGCGGGTCGCGGTCGAAATGGCCAGTGAGGGCCTGATCACCAAACCGGAGGCGATCGCCCGAATCGAGCCCGCTTCGCTCGACCAATTGCTGCATCCGACCCTCGACCCCAAGGCCGAGCGGAAGATTGTGGCGACCGGCCTGCCGGCTTCGCCCGGGGCGGCGAGCGGCGAGATCGTGTTCTCGTCGGACGAAGCGGAGGCGCTCAAGGCCGCCGGCCACAAGGTGATTCTGGTGCGCGTCGAAACCTCGCCGGAAGACATCCACGGCATGCATGCGGCGGAGGGCATCCTCACCACGCGCGGCGGCATGACCTCGCATGCGGCGGTGGTCGCGCGCGGCATGGGCAAGCCCTGCGTTTCGGGCGCGGGAACGGTGCGGGTCGATTATGCGTCGCAGACCATGACCGCGATGGGCCGCACCTTCGCCAAGGGCGAGGTCATCACCATCGACGGCGCGACCGGACAGGTGATGGACGGCGCTGTTCCCATGTTGCAGCCGGAGCTTTCCGGCGATTTCGCCGTGCTGATGGGCTGGGCCGATTCCGTGCGCCGGATGAAGGTGCGCACCAACGCCGACACCCCGAACGATGCGCGCATCGCGCGCAAATTCGGCGCCGAGGGCATCGGCCTCTGCCGCACCGAGCACATGTTCTTCGACAATGACCGCATCATCGCGGTGCGCGAGATGATTCTCGCCGACGACGAGGAGGGACGCCGCGCCGCTCTGGCCAAGATCCTGCCGATGCAGCGCGAGGATTTCGCGGCCTTGTTCGAGATCATGCACGGCCTGCCGGTGACTATCCGCCTGCTCGATCCGCCGCTGCACGAGTTCCTGCCCCATACGGCGGAGGAAATCGCCGAAGTCGCCGCCGCGATCGGCGCGAGCCCCGATAAGCTCAAGCGCCGCGCCGACGAATTGCACGAGTTCAACCCGATGCTCGGCTTCCGGGGCGTGCGTCTCGCCGTCGCCTTCCCGGAAATCGCGGAAATGCAGGCCCGCGCCATCTTCGAAGGCGCCGTCGCCGCGCAGAAGAAGACCGGCGAGAACGTGACGCCGGAAATCATGGTGCCGCTGGTCTTCTCCAAGCGCGAACTCGATCTCGTCAAGGCGCGTATCGACGCCATGGCGGAAGCGGTGGCGAAAGAGACCGGCGTGACGATTCCTTATATCGTCGGCACGATGATCGAATTGCCGCGCGCGGCTTTGCGCGCCGGCGAGATCGCGGAGACGGCGGAATTCTTCTCCTTCGGCACCAACGATCTGACCCAGACGACGCTCGGCATTTCGCGCGACGACGCGGGCTCCTTCCTTGGCGCCTATGTCCAGAAGGGCATTCTCGCGCATGATCCCTTCGTGACGCTCGATCAGGAGGGCGTCGGCGAGCTGGTGGCGCTGGCGGCGGAGCGCGGCAGGAAGACGCGCGAAAAGATCAAGCTCGGCATTTGCGGCGAGCATGGCGGCGACGCATCCTCCATCGCTTTCTGCGAGAAGACGGGGCTCGATTACGTGTCCTGCTCGCCCTATCGCGTGCCGATCGCCCGCCTCGCCGCCGCCCAGGCGGCCCTCGGACAGGCGGCGGGCTCGACGGCGTGA